One Tolypothrix bouteillei VB521301 DNA window includes the following coding sequences:
- a CDS encoding ATP-binding protein, producing MPLVVKKVSLRLLLVVPFVVQIFAAVGLTGYLSLYNGQKAVNNLAMRLCNEVSGRIHQHLDSYMKAPQILSHTYADAFDLGLLAPQDLEKLQRFFARQIQLYKVGYILFGSTKGEFASAGRSAYDNRINIDEISQKRHGNRGIYTYATDEKGNRAKLIEYVKNYAFQQEAWYAQTTQLRKPLWSAIYQWETQPYPLSISATHPVVDKNKNLIGVIAVEQRLSQISNFLRLLKVSPSGKTFILERNGLLVANSSTEQPFTVVNGKPQRLKGIYSHDYLIQATTKYLTQHFGEMGKIKNSQQFNLMLNQKRQFVLVTPWRDDLGLDWLVVVVVPETDFMEQIHANTRTTILLCLGALILAVILGIYTSHWITVPVLRLTEASTAISNGCLEQKVVNSRVHEIGVLANTFNLMAVQLSSAFTDLAKTNKELENANSELENRVQKRTEELTQALHNLKQAQAQLVQSEKMSSLGQMVAGIAHEINNPLSFIYGNITYVSQYLQTLITTLNLYQKHYPQPDSEIQEFLEDNDLEFLQEDFPKLLNSMKEGTKRINNIVLSLRIFSRLDEAELKPVDLHTGVDSALLLLEHKLKYNALLKSEIRILKMYGQLPKVECNSGQINQVFFSILNNAIDALERGCRKEFFPPQIQIMTEVAQDNCVLIRIRDNGCGMRPEVLSKIFDPFYTTKPVGKGTGLGLSICYQIVVEKHRGQLSCMSSPGEGTEFAIAIPIQQS from the coding sequence ATGCCTTTAGTTGTTAAAAAAGTTTCACTGCGCTTGCTTCTTGTTGTCCCTTTTGTCGTACAAATCTTTGCTGCTGTGGGGTTAACTGGTTATTTATCTTTATATAACGGGCAAAAAGCGGTTAATAATTTAGCAATGCGGTTATGTAATGAGGTGAGCGGGCGTATTCATCAGCACCTTGACAGCTACATGAAAGCGCCTCAGATACTGAGCCACACCTATGCAGATGCTTTCGATTTGGGGTTACTCGCTCCACAAGATCTAGAAAAGTTGCAACGCTTTTTCGCAAGACAAATACAGTTATATAAAGTTGGTTATATTCTTTTTGGTTCTACCAAAGGTGAATTTGCATCAGCTGGACGTTCTGCTTATGACAACCGCATTAATATTGATGAGATCTCACAAAAACGACATGGCAATAGAGGGATTTACACTTACGCCACAGACGAGAAGGGAAATCGGGCTAAACTCATTGAATACGTGAAGAATTACGCTTTTCAACAAGAAGCTTGGTATGCACAAACAACCCAACTTCGCAAACCTTTATGGAGTGCTATCTATCAATGGGAAACACAGCCATATCCCCTGTCAATTTCTGCAACTCATCCTGTTGTTGATAAAAACAAAAATCTCATAGGTGTCATTGCTGTCGAGCAGCGTCTATCACAGATTAGTAATTTTTTACGCCTTCTGAAAGTTAGCCCCAGCGGAAAAACCTTTATATTGGAGCGCAACGGATTATTAGTTGCTAATTCCAGTACCGAGCAACCTTTCACAGTGGTCAATGGAAAGCCACAAAGGCTTAAGGGAATATACAGTCACGATTATTTAATTCAAGCAACTACAAAATACTTAACACAGCATTTTGGCGAGATGGGCAAAATCAAAAACTCGCAGCAGTTTAACCTGATGCTGAATCAAAAGCGCCAATTTGTTTTGGTGACTCCCTGGCGCGATGATTTGGGTCTGGATTGGTTAGTAGTGGTGGTCGTTCCTGAAACTGACTTTATGGAACAAATTCACGCCAACACTCGTACCACAATACTACTGTGTTTGGGAGCATTAATACTGGCTGTTATTTTAGGAATATATACTTCACATTGGATTACGGTACCAGTTCTACGTTTAACGGAAGCATCCACTGCTATTTCTAATGGTTGTTTAGAACAAAAAGTAGTAAATTCAAGGGTTCATGAAATTGGTGTTTTAGCAAATACCTTTAATCTAATGGCTGTACAACTGAGTTCTGCTTTTACTGATTTAGCAAAGACAAATAAAGAACTGGAAAATGCTAATTCAGAATTGGAAAATCGAGTTCAAAAACGGACAGAAGAACTGACACAAGCATTGCACAATCTCAAACAAGCTCAAGCTCAATTAGTACAGAGTGAAAAAATGTCTAGTTTGGGGCAAATGGTAGCTGGGATTGCTCATGAAATTAATAATCCCCTCAGTTTTATTTATGGAAATATAACTTATGTTAGTCAATACTTACAAACACTAATAACTACTTTAAATTTGTACCAAAAACACTATCCTCAACCAGACAGTGAAATTCAGGAATTTTTAGAAGACAACGATCTTGAGTTCCTTCAAGAAGACTTTCCAAAATTACTTAATTCCATGAAGGAAGGAACAAAGCGTATCAACAATATTGTTTTAAGTTTGCGTATTTTTAGCCGACTGGATGAAGCAGAATTAAAACCTGTAGATCTTCATACGGGAGTCGATAGTGCCTTGCTACTACTGGAGCATAAACTAAAGTACAATGCCCTTCTTAAAAGCGAAATTAGAATTTTAAAAATGTACGGTCAGTTGCCAAAAGTTGAGTGTAACTCAGGACAAATTAACCAAGTGTTTTTTAGTATCTTAAATAACGCTATTGATGCCCTAGAACGGGGTTGTAGGAAAGAGTTTTTTCCTCCTCAAATTCAAATTATGACTGAAGTTGCACAAGATAACTGCGTCCTAATTCGGATTCGGGATAATGGCTGTGGAATGCGTCCGGAAGTTCTGTCTAAGATATTCGATCCCTTCTACACCACCAAACCCGTAGGTAAAGGCACTGGTTTGGGATTATCAATATGCTACCAAATTGTAGTTGAGAAACATCGAGGTCAATTAAGTTGTATGTCTTCTCCAGGAG